A region of the Paenibacillus sp. J23TS9 genome:
GTTCGGAAATTATTCGGCTCCATAAAAAAATCGGCGTCACGACGATTTATGTTACCCATGATCAGATTGAAGCAATGACGATGGGTGATCGTATTGTGGTCATGGAGAAGGGGATTGTTCAACAGGTAGATACGCCAGAAGTCATTTATAATGAGCCTGCCAATCTGTTCGTAGCTAACTTTATCGGGAATCCGCCGATGAATTTTGTGACCGGTAAAATCGAAGAACGAGATGGTTTCCTTGAATTCCATACGAAGCGTTTTGGACTCCGCCTCACAGAGAAGCAAGCTCACACGATTAGACAGATGAATCTTATAGACCGGGGAATCATTATTGGAATGCGCCCGGAAAACATCAGCTTTGAGGAAATTATGTTGGAAACGTATCCACAATCAATCATTAACGGAACGATGGAATTAAGTGAATTTGTTGGATCTGACCGTTACTATCATATGAATATAGGACTCGAGAAGTATCTAGTAGCCCGTGCTCATCCACGCTATCACTTTGACGATGGAATGAGAACCGCTGTAGCAGTAGATATGAACAAAGCATTATTTTTCCATAAAGATACTGGGATTCTATTAACAAAGTGATGGAGGGATACGAATGGTAAAGAGAAATATTAAATTTCTTAACCGATTATTGCTCGTTATCTTATCCGTAGCCCTGATAGGCAATCCGGTGTCGCCAGGTAACGCTCAAGGTGATTCCAAGACTTCAGAAACGAGTAGTCAGGATTCACTTACTCAGGATTTTTCGAGTCATGAACCGTATTTTTATACGATCTCGAAAGAATGGGAACAGAAGAAGCTTAAAGCGGGGTCAGAGGGAATTGAGATTGACGCTAAATCGTATCATGCGAAATCGGATGATGCTGTCGTCTCTGTCGGCTCCTATGAAGGGAAGAATGATGTTCTTCTATGGTCTCAACCTAAAGGCTGGGTAGAGTACAAAGTAAATGTAGATCAGGAAGGCATTTATGAACTGGCTACGGATTATCATCCGTTTCTCTCAAAAGATGGAACCGGACGCCAGTCGGTGATCATGAGTGTCCAGATCAACGGAGAATATCCGTTTCGTGAGGCACACTCGGTTTCTCTGGAACGGCGATTTTCTGAAGTGAGACCTGAAAAATATGATGATGAAGGTAATCAACTTCGCTCTTTGATTGACGAAGAGGTGGGCTGGAAAACGACCTCCTTTCGGGATTCTGAAGGGTTCTACAGTAAACCGTTACAATGGCATTTGAACAAAGGCGAAAACACGATTCGTATTGAAACGATTCGTCAATCGGTTGCGCTAAAATCATTTCGTCTAGAGGCACCTGAAGCGATCGCTAATTATGAAGACGTGAAAAAATCGTATCCAACGACAGCCGAGAGTGGTAGCAAGGAAGCCATTGTCATCGAGGGCGAACAGTTTAGTCTTAAAAACTCATCTTCCATTCAAACACAGTATGATCGAAGTCCTTTATCTCAGCCTAAATCATTAAATCTAGTTCGATTTAATACGATCGGCGGTAACGGCTGGAGCAAAGGCGGTCAAGCGGTGACTTGGGATTTTGAAGTTCCGGAAGATGGCCTTTACAATCTGACATTCCGTGTAAAACAAAACTTACGTAAAAACGCTACGGTATTCCGAAATATTTATATCGACGGTGAAATTCCTTTTAACGAAATGAAAAACGTTCCGTTTCCTTATCATAGCGATTGGAAAAAGGTATCGCTTGCGGACACGGATGGGGAATTATTTGATTTCTATTTCACCAAAGGAAAGCATTCGATCAAGATGGAAGCAACGATAGAGCCATATATTTCCGTTATTGCTGACATCGATCAAATGTCGAAAGAGCTTCGGGATGTTTCCAGAGAGCTGCGTATTGCAACAGGGAATAGCAGTGATGCGTATCGCGTATGGAATATAGAAAAAGACATTCCGGGCATGACCAAGAGACTTGAAGCATTAAAGGATAAGTACAACTCACTAACAGATGAAATGCTTGCAATCAACAAGGTAAGAGACAATGTGTCACAGTCCTTTAAATCCAGTGCGCGAGATTTACAAGATTTATTGAAAGATCCGAATGAAATTCCTTATAGCCAGTTAACCATCGGAACGATGCAAGAGAAGATTGAAGCACAGCGCGTGGATTTGATGAATACCCCGCTGCAAATTGATCGAATTTATGCAGCTGTCCCCGGTACAAAACTGCCTAAAATAGAGGCAAACTTCTTCGAGAAATTATGGAACTCGATCGTTACATTATTCTACTCCTTTACAAGCAAAAACCAGCTTGATCGGAACGCAGAAGATGAACTGAATATCTGGATGTTCAAAGGTCGCGATTATGTAGATGAACTGCAGCAGCTTGCCGATGAGCGATTTACGCCAGAACATGGCATTAAGGTAAATATCAATTTGGTCCAATCAGCGGATTTAGTGGTTCTCGGTAAAGCTGCCGGGATATTGCCTGATGTAGCAATTGGGCTGCCGAGTGCATCGATTTTTGATTATGCACTTCGTAATGCCATTTATGACTTTACGAAGTTTCCTGATTCGAAGGAACAGTTAGAACAATTTCATCCAGGGATTATGCAGCCTTACCGCTATGACGGCGGTGTGTATGGTATTCCGGAGACGAATAACTTTAACATTATGTTTTATCGCAAGGATATTATGAACCAGCTTGGCCTGTCGATCCCGGATACTTGGGATGATGTATACAAGATTCTGCCGACGTTATTGCAGAATGAAAGTAACTTCTACATCCCGCCGGATAACTTCTCTTATTTGTTCTTCCAAAATAATGTGCAGTTGTATTCGGAGGACGGACTATCAAGCGCATTAAATGAACCGAAAGCTTTTGAAGCGTTCAAAGAGTGGACGGATATGTTCAATGTGTACGGTATGGAACGACAAGTCAACAGTTTCTATCAACAGTTTAGAGACGGAACAATGCCTATCGGGATTTCAGATTTCAATACATATATGCAGCTACTTGTCGCAGCACCTGAAATCATGAATGAATGGGCAATCGCTCCTATCCCTGGAACGAAGCAACCAGACGGTACGGTTGCAAGATGGGCTGCAGGCGGAGCACCGACAGCGAACGTCCTCTTTAATGATACGCCGAAAGAGAAACGCGAATTAGCTTGGGATTTCCTTAAATGGTATATGTCCGAAGATATTCAAACCGAATTTGGACTTAATCTGGAGCAATATCGCGGTGAAACATTCCGCTGGAATTCGGCTAATGTTCAGGCTTTTGCCAATATGCCTTGGAAGCAGGACGATCTCAGCGTTATTTTGGAGCAATGGCAGTGGATGCAAGAATGGCCGAACGTTCCGGGAGGATATATGACGACGCGTGAACTCGGTTTTGCTTGGAATAATGCAGCAATTGATCAAGTTAATCCAAGGATTGCCCTCGAGAAGGCGGTTAAAGAGATTAATCGAGAGATGAAGCGTAAACAGCAAGAATTTAATTATATCGATGAGAACGGGAACGTGCTGAAGAAGATGAATCTCATCCGAATTACCGAACCCTGGAAAGGAGCGATTCTAAAATGACAGATAATGTGCCAGCTCTTTCTGAAAAGATGAGCGGAGCTCCGGCCAGGCCAGTGAATAGGAAGCCAGGCATTTCGGAACGGATGAATTTTTTGCTGAAAGAAATGTGGAAGTACCGCTTATCTTACTTATTTATTTTACCGTTTATGGCCATGTTCATCGTATTCATCCTGATTCCTGTTGTGTCAGGTGTTTTGCTAAGCTTCACCTACTTCAATGCCTTTGATTTTCCATCTTGGCGGGGCTGGCTTAACTACCAGAACCTATTCTCTCAGGACATTATTTTCCTGCAGCATGTATTGCCTAACTCATTTAAATTTGCCGTGTTCGTAGGGCCGGTCGGTTATATTCTTGCCTTTTTATTAGCCTGGCTGATCGCACAGCTGCCGAATACAATGCGTACCTGGTATGCACTTGCCATGTATGCACCCTCGTTATCGGCAGGTATTGCGATGACAGTCGTATGGACCGTCATGTTTACCGGGGACCGGTCGGGTTATATCAACAGCTTTTTACTCAAATGGGGAATTATTGAGAAGCCGGTTTTATTCTTATTAGATAAAGATTTCTTGCTCAATATTATGATTATCGTCTCGATTTGGTCTTCCATGGGTATCGGATTCTTGGCCATCTTGGCCGGTATTCTTAATGTGGATCGACAATTATATGAGGCAGGTAGAATTGACGGTATTTCGAGCCGTCTCCAGGAAGTGTGGTACATCACCATCCCAATGATGAAGCCGCAGATGATGTTCGCAGCCATTATGGCGATTGTTCATACGATTAAATCCGGTGGTATTGGGGTTCAATTGTCGGGTACGAATCCAACCCCGAATTATGCGGGGCAATTATTAATTGACCATATCAATGACTATGGATTCATTCGATTTGAGCTTGGCTATGCCAGTGCGATTTCTATCGTCGTTCTTCTGATGTGTTATGCGTTAAGTAAATTTTTCGGTTATTTATTCGCACCGAAGGAGGATGAATAATGCAAGAGGCACGGATGACTGCCATGCAGCGGAAATTAAAGATAAAATGGAGCGATTTTGTATTGGCTCTGAAATTGATCGATCGAGCACAAATATGGATTGCCATCTGTCTCTTACCGCTTGCTATTTTCATGCTCCTTCCGCTCGTTTATTTGTTCAACCATGCATTTAAACCATTGCATGAGTTATTCAAGTTTCCGCCGACATTCATTGTTAGGGAGCCGACAACGGGGAATTTCTCGGAACTGTTTGCTATGACCGAAAGCACCATTGTACCGGTATCCAGATATGTATTTAACAGTGTTGTGGTTACTCTTTTGTCAAGCGTTGCAATGGTTATCACAGGAGCGATGTGTGCCTATCCTTTATCCAAGCATCCGTTCCCAGGTTCGAAGCTTGTTCTTGGTTTAATTATGCTGTCGTTGCTATTCGCAACAGAAGCTATTGCAATTCCGCGTTTTATCGTCATTCAAAGCTTAGGGATCATGAACACTTATCTGGGTCATGTACTGCCCCTTGTTGCGATGCCAGTGGGAGTATTCCTATTAAAGCAGTTTATGGACCAAGTGCCGAATGAGCTGCTTGAAGCGGCGAAGATCGATGGTGCGAAAGAATTCAAAATTTTCCTGCGTATCGTTATGCCCATCGTTACTCCTGCCATCGCAACGATTTCGATCCTTGCCTTCCAATCGGCATGGGGAAACATAGAGACTTCAACGTTGTTCATGCAGGAAGATTCCATGAAGACCCTCCCGTTTTACATGAGCACATTAACAGCTGGTCTAAGTAACTCGGTAGCTAGACAGGGAGCTGCGGCTGCTGGAGCATTAATTATGTTTTTACCGTCATTGCTAATCTTTTTGATCTTCCAGAGAAAAGTGATCACGACAATGGCGCATTCGGGGATCAAATAAGCAGAGGAATGGGGGAGGTGTACCATGCACAACAATCAAAGCAAATCGAAATATGTGCTTTGGCTAGTCTGTTTGATTGCATTGACTGGATTCCCGATGAAAGCGAGCGCTGATGTTCCTTATCGCACCTTCACAGAAGATAGTTATGAACGTACGATTATGACTCAATCTGCTTATTCTCCGGCCGGCGTATTAGCGCAGGAAATTCCAGTAGTCAACGAGAAGGGCGAAGTAGAGTATACATCGCTGCAAAGACCTCAAGATCTATTCATAGCAGACAATGATGATATTTATATTGCGGATACTGATAATAATCGGATTGTGCACATGAATGAAGAAGGAGAGGTCGTTCGTTTAATCACCCTGCCAGAAAGTCCGCTAAATCAACCACAGGGTGTGTTTGTTGCTGACAATGGCGATATTTACATTGCGGATACAGGGAATAAGCGGGTTGTTCACCTAGATAAGAATGAGAAATTATTACATGAAATTGGCCGTCCTGAATCCCGATTTATTAATGAATCCTTCGTATATGAACCGACGAATATGGTTATCGATAAACGAGGTTTTATATATGTCGTATCGAAAGGAAGTTATCACGGGATCATCCAATTTACGCCTGAGGGGAAATTCGATCAATTTTTCGGAACGAACAAAACTGAAGTCACGCTGATGGACATCATCCGTAGACAGTTTTATTCGAAGGAGCAATTGAGCCGGCAAGTTCGATTGCTGCCTGTAACGATCCGAAATATCGATATCGATGATCAAGGATTTATTTATACAGTGTCCGGGTCCAAGACAGAGCAGGTCAAGAAATTAAACATTCGTGGCGAGAACATATGGAAGGATATGGAGTTTAATAAAGGGTTATTCTCTTTATCGGCCGTAGAACCTGATGAATTGGTTGAGAAGCAACTTACCGATGTTTCATTAGATCAGAATGGTAATGTAACGATTATCGATAAATCAAGGAACATTGTCTCTCAATATGATGCGAACGGAGCGATGTTGTTTTATTGGTCGGGTCGTTCTGCCCTGGGTAATTCACTGGTTGGTTTAACATCGGCACCTGTTGCAGTGGAAACCGATTCGAAAAAACGCCTTTATATTTTAGATGAAGCCCTTAACCTCATTCAAGTATATAAACCGACAGAGTTTGGGGCAACGGTACATGAAGCTTACAGGTTAATGCAGGAAGGGAAGTATGCAGAAGGAGAGCAATATTGGAACAAAGTTCTGAAGTTGAATGCCCACTTCTCTCCAGCCTACAAAGGAATCGCGGAAGCCGCATTTTCCCGTGGTGAGTATGAGCGCGCTAGAGACTTGTTCAAGCTTGCGGGAGATGGAGAGGGATACTCGGATTCATTCTGGCAAATTCGCTTGCAGTGGTTCCAGAGAAATTTCTCGACCTTGGCGAATGCTGCTATTATAGCTGCCTTCTTACTATGGGCTCTTATCAAGCTAAAGAGCAAATTCAATTTTCGCATGATACCGAAATCGAATAAGTTAAACGGTCAAACCTGGTTCAAGCAGTTAAAGCATGTATTCTACATTCTGAAACATCCCATTGATGGATTTGGTGATTTGAGATATTTAAAAATGGGTGGCTACATCAGTGCATTCGTTATCCTTCTATTCACTATAGTCATGCTGCTGGTGAAATCATTCTATACGAGCTTTACATTTAATCCGGTTCCGGTCTATGCAAAAGGTTCAACCTACATGCTCACGGTCTTCTTGGCCGTATGGTTCTCGTGGGTGATATGCAACTATTTGGTAGGTTCGATCAAGCAAGGTGAAGCACGATTTAAAGATGTGTTCGTGGGAAGTTGTTATTCATTGTTCCCGGTCGTGTTGCTCGGCACCCCGCTTGCTCTTATATCGAACATCTTTACACTAAGCGAAGCATCCATTTACAACTCTATTGAGGTAGGTATGCTTTTGTGGAGCGGGCTATTATTCTTCTGGAACATTCAAGCGCTGCAAAACTATGGAGTTGGAGAAACGGTATTGAACATTACACTTACGGTCATCACGATGACCATCATGTGGGTCCTTGTATTTATCTTAATCGGACTCACATCCGAATTTGTTAACTTTGTTTACACGATCTATCAGGAGGTGTCGATGTGATGCGCTTATTACGCTCCAAAAAACTATTAATGGCAGCTGCAATCTGCGTCATATCCGCGTCGACGCTCAGCAGTTTCATCCTGGCAAAATCCACTTCAACGGATAAGAAGCAGACCACAGCTCAAACTACAACACAAACGGAGCCAAAGACGGCACCTCAGACGAATACAACAAAGGCAGTAACCCCAGCGAAATCAAATGGGAAATTGCCGGATGAAACCCAGTTCCAAATGATAGCGGAAAATGAAAAATTATTGCTCAAAGCGGATAAGGCCTCCGGTCATTTTACCGTAACAAGTAAAACAACTGGAGAAGTATGGCGCTCCTTTCCTAATCCGAAGGATTGGCAGGATAAGCTCAATACAGATGCATGGAAGATGCATCTTGCCTCACCCTTTATGTTCCGTTATGTAGAGTTTAATCTGCGTAAAGATTTGCTGAAAGAGACTAATTTTTATGCACAAAAAGGGGGAATAAGCCAGTTCGAAGTAACGGATCAGGGATTTAAGGTTATTTATGACATGCCGGA
Encoded here:
- a CDS encoding carbohydrate ABC transporter permease translates to MQEARMTAMQRKLKIKWSDFVLALKLIDRAQIWIAICLLPLAIFMLLPLVYLFNHAFKPLHELFKFPPTFIVREPTTGNFSELFAMTESTIVPVSRYVFNSVVVTLLSSVAMVITGAMCAYPLSKHPFPGSKLVLGLIMLSLLFATEAIAIPRFIVIQSLGIMNTYLGHVLPLVAMPVGVFLLKQFMDQVPNELLEAAKIDGAKEFKIFLRIVMPIVTPAIATISILAFQSAWGNIETSTLFMQEDSMKTLPFYMSTLTAGLSNSVARQGAAAAGALIMFLPSLLIFLIFQRKVITTMAHSGIK
- a CDS encoding carbohydrate ABC transporter permease, which translates into the protein MSGAPARPVNRKPGISERMNFLLKEMWKYRLSYLFILPFMAMFIVFILIPVVSGVLLSFTYFNAFDFPSWRGWLNYQNLFSQDIIFLQHVLPNSFKFAVFVGPVGYILAFLLAWLIAQLPNTMRTWYALAMYAPSLSAGIAMTVVWTVMFTGDRSGYINSFLLKWGIIEKPVLFLLDKDFLLNIMIIVSIWSSMGIGFLAILAGILNVDRQLYEAGRIDGISSRLQEVWYITIPMMKPQMMFAAIMAIVHTIKSGGIGVQLSGTNPTPNYAGQLLIDHINDYGFIRFELGYASAISIVVLLMCYALSKFFGYLFAPKEDE
- a CDS encoding YIP1 family protein, encoding MHNNQSKSKYVLWLVCLIALTGFPMKASADVPYRTFTEDSYERTIMTQSAYSPAGVLAQEIPVVNEKGEVEYTSLQRPQDLFIADNDDIYIADTDNNRIVHMNEEGEVVRLITLPESPLNQPQGVFVADNGDIYIADTGNKRVVHLDKNEKLLHEIGRPESRFINESFVYEPTNMVIDKRGFIYVVSKGSYHGIIQFTPEGKFDQFFGTNKTEVTLMDIIRRQFYSKEQLSRQVRLLPVTIRNIDIDDQGFIYTVSGSKTEQVKKLNIRGENIWKDMEFNKGLFSLSAVEPDELVEKQLTDVSLDQNGNVTIIDKSRNIVSQYDANGAMLFYWSGRSALGNSLVGLTSAPVAVETDSKKRLYILDEALNLIQVYKPTEFGATVHEAYRLMQEGKYAEGEQYWNKVLKLNAHFSPAYKGIAEAAFSRGEYERARDLFKLAGDGEGYSDSFWQIRLQWFQRNFSTLANAAIIAAFLLWALIKLKSKFNFRMIPKSNKLNGQTWFKQLKHVFYILKHPIDGFGDLRYLKMGGYISAFVILLFTIVMLLVKSFYTSFTFNPVPVYAKGSTYMLTVFLAVWFSWVICNYLVGSIKQGEARFKDVFVGSCYSLFPVVLLGTPLALISNIFTLSEASIYNSIEVGMLLWSGLLFFWNIQALQNYGVGETVLNITLTVITMTIMWVLVFILIGLTSEFVNFVYTIYQEVSM
- a CDS encoding extracellular solute-binding protein, whose product is MVKRNIKFLNRLLLVILSVALIGNPVSPGNAQGDSKTSETSSQDSLTQDFSSHEPYFYTISKEWEQKKLKAGSEGIEIDAKSYHAKSDDAVVSVGSYEGKNDVLLWSQPKGWVEYKVNVDQEGIYELATDYHPFLSKDGTGRQSVIMSVQINGEYPFREAHSVSLERRFSEVRPEKYDDEGNQLRSLIDEEVGWKTTSFRDSEGFYSKPLQWHLNKGENTIRIETIRQSVALKSFRLEAPEAIANYEDVKKSYPTTAESGSKEAIVIEGEQFSLKNSSSIQTQYDRSPLSQPKSLNLVRFNTIGGNGWSKGGQAVTWDFEVPEDGLYNLTFRVKQNLRKNATVFRNIYIDGEIPFNEMKNVPFPYHSDWKKVSLADTDGELFDFYFTKGKHSIKMEATIEPYISVIADIDQMSKELRDVSRELRIATGNSSDAYRVWNIEKDIPGMTKRLEALKDKYNSLTDEMLAINKVRDNVSQSFKSSARDLQDLLKDPNEIPYSQLTIGTMQEKIEAQRVDLMNTPLQIDRIYAAVPGTKLPKIEANFFEKLWNSIVTLFYSFTSKNQLDRNAEDELNIWMFKGRDYVDELQQLADERFTPEHGIKVNINLVQSADLVVLGKAAGILPDVAIGLPSASIFDYALRNAIYDFTKFPDSKEQLEQFHPGIMQPYRYDGGVYGIPETNNFNIMFYRKDIMNQLGLSIPDTWDDVYKILPTLLQNESNFYIPPDNFSYLFFQNNVQLYSEDGLSSALNEPKAFEAFKEWTDMFNVYGMERQVNSFYQQFRDGTMPIGISDFNTYMQLLVAAPEIMNEWAIAPIPGTKQPDGTVARWAAGGAPTANVLFNDTPKEKRELAWDFLKWYMSEDIQTEFGLNLEQYRGETFRWNSANVQAFANMPWKQDDLSVILEQWQWMQEWPNVPGGYMTTRELGFAWNNAAIDQVNPRIALEKAVKEINREMKRKQQEFNYIDENGNVLKKMNLIRITEPWKGAILK
- a CDS encoding ABC transporter ATP-binding protein, encoding MSRIIFNHVHKRYGKYKEYAVKDFNLEVEDEEFLVFVGSSGCGKSTTLRMLAGLEDISEGEIYIGDTIVNDMPPKDRDISMVFQNYALYPNMSVYDNIAFGLQMRKLPKHEIETSVKRAARVLEIENFLDRKPRELSGGQRQRVALGRAIVRTPQAFLMDEPLSNLDAKLRVQMRSEIIRLHKKIGVTTIYVTHDQIEAMTMGDRIVVMEKGIVQQVDTPEVIYNEPANLFVANFIGNPPMNFVTGKIEERDGFLEFHTKRFGLRLTEKQAHTIRQMNLIDRGIIIGMRPENISFEEIMLETYPQSIINGTMELSEFVGSDRYYHMNIGLEKYLVARAHPRYHFDDGMRTAVAVDMNKALFFHKDTGILLTK